The Stenotrophomonas sp. ZAC14D1_NAIMI4_1 DNA segment GCAGCAGGGCGGCGATGGAATTGCCGCCCAGGGTGGTTTCGAAGGCATGGTTGTGGCCCCGTTCGAGGGCATCGCGGATGCGGTTGACGCCTTCCTGCCAGGCCTGGGCGTTGGCCTCGGCCTGGGACTGGCCCGACAGCTCGCGCAGGCCACGGGCGAACGTATCCGGATTGAACCAGTCCAGCCCGGCCTCGCGCAGTACGTGGCCGCCCACCGAACTCTTGCCGGCGCCGTTGACGCCGGCAAGGACGTACAGGAACGGTCGAGACATCAGTGCCCCGTGCCGGCCTTGACCTGCCCCTTCAGGCGCGCCGGGCGGCGCAGCAGCGCACGCGCGGTGTCACCGGACTGGGCCTGCTGCAGCACGGCCAGGCGCTGGTCGAAGCCGGCGCGCAGTTCGGCCAGGCCCGGGGCCTGCCCGCGCAGTTCGTCCAGCGAGGATTCCAGCGCTTCCACGCGGGCCTGCAGGGCGCGGTACTGCTCGATGGAGACGATGACCGCCTGCGGCTCGTTGTGGTTGGTGACCACCACCATGCGCTGGTCGCGGACCTCCTGCATGACCTTGCGCCAGTGCTCCTTCACCGACGAGGCGGTGGTGTGGGTCAGCTCGTTGATCGGGTCGAAGCGGACGGGCAGGTGAAGCATGGCGGGGCTCCAGCGGGGGTATGGGCCCACCTTACGCCTGTTTCATGCGAATTGCATGAATCGGGAAAAATATGAAAACCGTACGGATTGCAGAAACGGCCGGATCGTTGTCGATCCGGCCGTTGTCCAACCGCCGCCGGGCACGGCCCGGCGCTACCAGCTTATTTGCTGGCCAGCTGGCGCAGCACGTACTGCAGCAGGCCGCCGTGGTGGGCGAGGAGGCGCGTTTGCGAACCACGGGTTCGCGCGCCTCCGCAGCGCCCCCGCGCTGGCGCGGGGGCCGGGCTTCCGCCCATTGGTGGCACGGGACGGTTCAGCGACCCGCCAGCTGGCGCAGCACGTACTGCAGCAGGCCGCCGTGGCGGAAGTACTCGACTTCCTTCGGGGTCAGCAGCATCACCGAGACCTCGAAGGTCTTCTTCGTGCCATCGGCCTTGGTCGCGGTGACGGTCGCACGCTTGCTGGCACCGTCTTCCAGGCCGGTGATGTCGATCGTTTCCGACCCGTCCAGGCCCAGCGACTGCGCGTTCTCGCCGTTGCGGAACTGCAGCGGCAGCACGCCCATGCCGACCAGGTTGGAACGGTGGATGCGCTCGAAGCTCTCGGCCACCACGGCCTTCACGCCCAGCAGCAGGGTGCCCTTGGCGGCCCAGTCACGCGACGAGCCGGTGCCGTATTCCTTGCCGGCCAGCACCACCAGCGGCACGTTGTCGGCCTTGTACTTCATGGCCGCATCGTAGATCGCCAGCTTTTCCGGCTGGCCGCCGTTGGCCGGGTAGTACAGGGTGTTGCCGCCTTCCTCGCCGCCGAACATCAGGTTCTTGATGCGGATGTTGGCGAACGTGCCGCGGACCATCACGTCATCGTTGCCGCGGCGGCTGCCGTAGCTGTTGAAGTCGGCCGGCTGCACGCCGCGTTCCTGCAGGAAGCGGCCCGCCGGCGAATCCTTCTTGATGTTGCCGGCCGGGGAGATGTGGTCGGTGGTGATCGAATCGCCGAACAGGCCCATCACGCGCGCACCGTGCACATCGTCGATGCTGCCGGTCTGCATGGTCATGCCATCGAAGTACGGCGGGTTCTTGATGTAGGTGGAGGCATCGCTCCACTCGTACAGGTTGCCGTCCGGCGAGGCGATGGTGTTCCAGCGGCTGTCACCCTTGAACACGTCGGCGTAGTTCTGCTTGAACATCTCCGGGCCGATGGTCGCGGCGATGACGTCGCCGATTTCCTTGTTGCTCGGCCAGATGTCGCGCAGGAACACCGGCTGGCCATCGCTGCCGGTGCCCAGCGGCTGGGTGGTCAGGTCGATGTCGGTGGTGCCGGCGATGGCGTAGGCCACCACCAGCGGCGGGCTGGCCAGGTAGTTCATCTTCACTTCGGGGTGCACGCGGCCCTCGAAGTTGCGGTTGCCCGACAGCACCGAGGTGACCACCAGATCGCCAGTGGCGATGCCGGCGCTGACTTCGGTGGGCAACGGACCGGAGTTGCCGATGCAGGTGGTGCAGCCGTAGCCCACCACGTAGAAGCCGATCTTCTCCAGCTCCTTCAGCACGCCGGCCTTTTCCAGGTAATCAGTGACCACGCGCGAGCCTGGGCCGAGCGAGGTCTTCACCCACGGCTGACGGTTCAGGCCCTTGGCGGCGGCGTTGCGGGCCAGCAGGCCGGCGCCGATCATCACCGCCGGGTTGGAGGTGTTGGTGCAGGAGGTGATGGCGGCGATGACGACCGCGCCGTCCTTCAGGCGGACCTTGCGGCCTTCGGTCTCGATGTCCGCATAGCCCTTGGCCAGCTGTTCGTTGCCGACGGCCGCGCCGCCGCCTTCACTGACGAAGGTGGAGACATCGGCGCTGCGCTTGTCACGGTTGGCGGTGAGGCCGACCAGCGACTCGCGGTAGTTCTTCTGCACGTCTTCCAGCAGCACGCGGTCCTGCGGGCGCTTGGGGCCGGCCAGCGAAGGCTTGACCGTGCCCATGTCCAGTTCCAGCGTGGTGCTGTACTGGGCCGGTGCGCTGCCCGGTTCGTGCCACAGGCCCTGGGCCTTGGCGTAGGCCTCGACCAGGTTGATCTGCTCGTCGCTGCGGCCGGACAGGCGCAGGTAGTTCAGCGATTCGTGATCGATCGGGAAGATGCCACAGGTGGCGCCGTACTCGGGGGCCATGTTGCCGATGGTGGCGCGGTCGGCCAGCGGCAGGTGCTGCAGGCCGTCGCCGTAGAACTCGACGAACTTGCCGACCACGCCCAGCTTGCGCAGCATCTGGGTGACGGTCAGCACCAGGTCGGTGGCGGTGGCACCTTCGGGCAGCTTGCCGCTCAGCTTGAAGCCGACGACCTGCGGGATCAGCATCGAGGACGGCTGGCCGAGCATGGCCGCCTCCGCCTCAATGCCGCCCACGCCCCAGCCGAGCACGCCGATGCCGTTGATCATCGTGGTGTGGCTGTCGGTACCGAACACGGTATCGGGGTAGGCAACCGCCTTGCCGTCCTTGTCCGCGGTCATCACCACGCGGGCCAGGTTCTCCAGGTTCACCTGGTGGACGATGCCGGTGTTGGGCGGCACCACCTTGAAATTGTCAAAGGCCTTCTGGCCCCAGCGCAGGAAGCCGTAGCGTTCCTGGTTGCGCTGGAATTCGATCTTGCCGTTGAGGTCCAGGGCGTCGGGCTTGCCGAACACATCGACCTGCACCGAGTGGTCGATGACCAGTTCGGAGGGAATCTGCGGATTGATCTGCTCGGGCTTGCCGCCCAGCTTGACCACCGCATCGCGCATGGCGGCCAGATCGACCACGCAGGGCACGCCGGTGAAGTCCTGCAGGACCACGCGCGCGGGCATGAAGGCGATTTCGGTATCCGGCTCGGCGCTGGGCTTCCAGCGAGCCACCGCTTCGATGTGGTCGGGGCCGACGGTGGCGCCGCCGTCCTCGTGCCGGAGCAGGTTCTC contains these protein-coding regions:
- a CDS encoding type II toxin-antitoxin system Phd/YefM family antitoxin, encoding MLHLPVRFDPINELTHTTASSVKEHWRKVMQEVRDQRMVVVTNHNEPQAVIVSIEQYRALQARVEALESSLDELRGQAPGLAELRAGFDQRLAVLQQAQSGDTARALLRRPARLKGQVKAGTGH
- the acnA gene encoding aconitate hydratase AcnA, producing the protein MSDSFSTRSQLDVGGKTYDYFSLPKLGQRFDISHLPYSMKILLENLLRHEDGGATVGPDHIEAVARWKPSAEPDTEIAFMPARVVLQDFTGVPCVVDLAAMRDAVVKLGGKPEQINPQIPSELVIDHSVQVDVFGKPDALDLNGKIEFQRNQERYGFLRWGQKAFDNFKVVPPNTGIVHQVNLENLARVVMTADKDGKAVAYPDTVFGTDSHTTMINGIGVLGWGVGGIEAEAAMLGQPSSMLIPQVVGFKLSGKLPEGATATDLVLTVTQMLRKLGVVGKFVEFYGDGLQHLPLADRATIGNMAPEYGATCGIFPIDHESLNYLRLSGRSDEQINLVEAYAKAQGLWHEPGSAPAQYSTTLELDMGTVKPSLAGPKRPQDRVLLEDVQKNYRESLVGLTANRDKRSADVSTFVSEGGGAAVGNEQLAKGYADIETEGRKVRLKDGAVVIAAITSCTNTSNPAVMIGAGLLARNAAAKGLNRQPWVKTSLGPGSRVVTDYLEKAGVLKELEKIGFYVVGYGCTTCIGNSGPLPTEVSAGIATGDLVVTSVLSGNRNFEGRVHPEVKMNYLASPPLVVAYAIAGTTDIDLTTQPLGTGSDGQPVFLRDIWPSNKEIGDVIAATIGPEMFKQNYADVFKGDSRWNTIASPDGNLYEWSDASTYIKNPPYFDGMTMQTGSIDDVHGARVMGLFGDSITTDHISPAGNIKKDSPAGRFLQERGVQPADFNSYGSRRGNDDVMVRGTFANIRIKNLMFGGEEGGNTLYYPANGGQPEKLAIYDAAMKYKADNVPLVVLAGKEYGTGSSRDWAAKGTLLLGVKAVVAESFERIHRSNLVGMGVLPLQFRNGENAQSLGLDGSETIDITGLEDGASKRATVTATKADGTKKTFEVSVMLLTPKEVEYFRHGGLLQYVLRQLAGR